The window TACATTCACTCGAAACTTGGTCTCATGGACCTAACTCGGCCATGAGTTCCTTGCTtggcacctacactctttttcccttatgtatagtttttcccaaaaggttttctatactaaggtttttttaatgaggtgggtgcCTATGGTGTCAAGCTTGATCAATGTCTTAAGTCAAGCTTGAAGGCGAGTATGAAACCACCATCCGTACGACCGTACGACCGTCCGTACAATCAACCTAGTGGGCCGTCCGTACACTCGTGAAGCTAACCAAGCTCGGTCCATCAAGAAGAGCCTCCAACGGTCATATGCCTTCGAGATCCTTCTCCTTAGAGCTGTTGGACAAGTTGTGCAAGTAGAAAGTCAAAGGGAAGTCACATGTGTGATTAAGGAAATGTCACtatctctatttatatttgtgCATAGCATCCTAGGGAAAATATCCCCTTtgtatctctatatatagattataagtatgatctaaataaaataaaaaaaaaattttatctttctttctccaaCACTTTCTCTCAATCGCTCACTCTCCTCACTCTCTTTCCACTTTATACGACTTCAAACACTTGGTTATACTCAcaaatatttcttctttaattctTACACTTTTGGCCTATGTGGTTGTTCTTGGCTCATCTCTGTTTTGATACGTTCTGTTATGTGGTTTTTACACTACAAATCATAGCGTCTAGCGGAGTTAAATAAGAGAGGTGCGTGAGTACGGACTCAACATTATAAGATGTTGACGCTTGTCAGTGAGGTGACTAAGACACTCGTGTCACTTTATTGAAACTTGAGAAAGCTTTAAGATAGATTGAGAtagggttttcatttttttttttgtatatttgtaatttaatgttGAAGAATGCATGGAAACGGACCTTTTTCTAACGTTACCACATGCGTCGAAGTATTCCATTGGACACGTTtcagtatttgtttttgttattgtagaCACGTTTCAATATGAAGACAAAACATAACATCAAGAAAAGGTTGGAAACAGAAGTCATACGGATGTGTCATATGTCTGAAGTCAAAAGACCAAATATTTGTCAGTCTGGCAAACTCATAAACTTCCCCTAACTCCTCGGATCTGTCTCATGTCTCTAGATCCTTATTTTTCGctgctttctctctttttttttctttttttttccatttttagaaaacaGAGTATACAAACAGAAACGCTCAcgtttctttttgttctctttgtGTGTTCCATACGTGATTTGTTCTCCGTTTGCTCTAAACGGAGTTACAAGGCGGAAGAACCACCGTTGTCTCTGCGGCCGGAAAGACCGAAGATATGGGAGCCGGTGGAAGAACGTTCGATACTGCTCACGTGCTCTCCGCCACGTGGCATGAAAAGCACGTGCGTCCTATAGCCGACGACGACTCTTTCCTCCGGAGAGGCATCGGAGAGCTTCTTTCGCGGTGGGGCGGGCTTCAGATGGCCGTGAAGAATCAATGGGGAGGCCACGATTCTCTCAAGAAATCTCAAGAGCTTGCTCatcatctttatcttcttttctctcaatcAAATGGTTCGATTTGctattttccccttttttttattgtgttatATGTCAAGATCATGAAGATATATATTGATATCGATTATGATATGATAGCAGTGGTTACGGTGGAAGAGATTGAGAATTTGCTACACGAAAGCTTGCTTCTTTCTTTCAATACAGAGATTGAAGATGGCAGCATTGAAGAGGTACCATGCATTTCTTAAAAATGAAGatgatttatttgtatatagagAGATAGATACTAAACTTCGATCTTGTGATTTTTGTTAGGTAGCAGAACAATTGATGATACTCCATGAAGAACATTTGATTGGGATTCATTAAGCGGTAGAGCTTGAAGCGTATAGATCATTTTAGGTTTCATAATCTGATCTTCCCTTTTGTAGTTGTCAATGTAACATACagagaatatgaaaattttTGGCGGAGAACAAGATGTTATTAATCAGAcatcataaaatatatgaatatatagaTCATCTATGTTCACTTACTTGATGTAATCATTTGtatttgtgaattgtgatgaaCAGTTTTCGCCTAATGTAATTTCATATTATACCCGGTAAGACCATCCTCCCTCCATCATGATTGTGGGCATATACCAAGCCCGATCGGTTCTCGAACACTGTGTACAAAAGAACATGTAAATTGTCCGATTTGATGCAACAATATTCATATTGAAACGAAAGTGACACCCAAGATCATATATGACATTAGAAAAACCCAATAAAAATATCATTGgaaaaacaacaatcaaatatCTCGATTGAATTAAGAAGGGTTTTGGGGCAGTCGGTGAAAATCGatacaaaagcaaaaataacGAACtggatttgttttctctttttcttagtcaaaaattgtttacaaaaattggtCTCTCTCTAACTAGAAAGACACTAACTAGAGATGTTGATTATAAAGCCAAACAGAATAATTGAACGACGCTCTGGATTTCCTCTTTCAATCTTACCTCATCGTTTTGAGATCCTCTTAACCACTCTgagcttctcttcttcatttgacTCGGAATCCACTTCAACCAACGCGCTTTTACTAAATCTTTTACGGATTTGTCTCAAATTCCTTACAGATTCCTCTTTACTGAACTTTGTCTTTTAAGCCCATATCTGGCGAAACCCAACGCCGATAATTacgtttttgataattttgttattttttaacaaatgaaatactgtttgaccaaaaaaaacaaacaaatgaaaggCTGATTTGTCAATTTTGTCTTGACCTTCGAAATGGTGCAAATGAAAAGAATAACTCGCGTGAGAGCGATCACGGTAAATCGGGTAATaaataaagtagaaaaaaacTCACCGTGCAACACGTAATTAAAAGAAGAGGATTTTAATTCCCCCAAAACCTGAACCACACATAAGGGCATATATGTCAATTCGCCGATGCCTCGTTTATTCGTTACATCTTGATCTCTCATCCAGAGTTACAAAATagcaaaaggagaagaagaaagaaagagtgaaAAGCTTTAGATCTGCTTCCAAAATTGTCCGTACTGTTTCTTAATCAAGCATAAAGTTCATAACTTTCACGTTTGTAGAGTTGATTTTTCATTCTgagttctgcttcttcttttttttttttttttccctcatcTTTGCGTTAATTGGTGTTTTCTGTATCTGCAGGTAAATTAGGGTTTGAGTGGACATGTCTGCTCCTTTTTATTCTCCGATTGATATGCAAGAGATCGTTCAAAATCCTCCTGGGTACCGTTCTTTTCTCTCTAGCTTTGTTGTAATTGTGAAcaaatactttttgttttaatctggGTCTGTGTCATTTTCTCTGGTTTCTTGAACAAATTAGAGCTTTTGATGGGTTTAGTGTTCGGGAAATGAGAGTTATTTACCTCTCTTAGACTTGGATCTGTTCACAATTCTGACCTAAGCGTCAACACAGTTCTTGAGTTTAGATGAGGCAAGGTTAACAAATTATGTAGAGAGGAACGTTTTTGTCTTTGGGATTAGataaagttagggtttttataCTAAAGGATTTGCCCTTTAGGGTTGACTGTGGTGTTTGTTTCCTAAGTATGCTTGTTTGAAAGTTATGGTATAATGAAATGTATATTACATTGTTTGTCTACTTGTTTTATTTGTGCTATGGAGAAGTCAAATGATTTGTGGATATGGAAAGGCTTTGAGGCGTtaatgttgtttggtttttttttttttataccactTCCTTTTTTCATCTCCTCTAGTGTTAATTTGCATGCAGGTTTGATACGCAGCCAGTCCCAATCAGTACTTACCATGACAATCAACCTGTCCCGCTTTCAACTTACCGTGAAAACGATTCTGATCATCTCGACCCCACTCAGCAAGAGAAAGATGACTTCTGGGAAAACGGTTTCAACAGGGAAGAGGCCATTGAAGATCCAGAGCCCTCTCAGGCAAAGGAGAATGGAAAGAGAAGCGTAGACAACAGCTCCTTCACTCATGGGGAAACCGATCTTAACCAGCTTCCAGCTATTCCCCCGGTTTCAACTGGTCAAGGTCTGCCATATGCTCCTGTTGATTGGCCATGCCCTGGTGATGTTTGGACTTGGAGAGTTGGAAGGAGAGTGACTGCTACTGGGTATCATCAGGATAGGTTTCTGATTCTCCCTCAAAAGCTTCAGCAAAAGAATGTCCCAAAGTCTTTCGCTAGCAAAACCACTCTTGCTCGTTATGTCCAATCGAATTTCCCAGACATGGATGCTGATGCATTCTTTGCATCTTTTAGCTGGAAGATTCCAGCACTCTTCCAACCTGCAAATAAaggtaaaattttatatctatGCAAGAGAGAGTAAGACTTTGCAGATGTACCTTTCTCATTTCATGGATGAACGTTATCAGTTGATTCGTGTTTTCGTTTAAGCACTGCTAGTAAAACCATCTTTGCTGTCTTTTGTAGTTGATGCTGCGTCTCTTTTTGAGGAGACACCGAAGGAGGTACAGACCGAGGTTGGCCAGAATGATGAGAATGCTCAGGATgtgaaaaaagaaggaaactcTCGATACAGCCAAAGGAAGAGGAAACCAATGGCGACACAAACATATGAACCTGTTGAAGAGAAACCTAAACCAACTCCCCGAGCTGgcagcaacaagaagaagaaaggagccaCAACTCCTGCCACTGGACCGCAGTCCTCAACCAAACCGAAGTCATCTCGACAATCTGCAAGACGCGCCACGAACCAGCAGCGTGGTGGTGCTGTGGACTTGAACTTCCAGAACGAGGAGGGTGAACCTGCTACTGCACCAAAAACTAGtaacaagagaaagaaacgCGGAGCTAActacgaggaagaagatgttTCTATTCCTCATATCTATGTCTCTCCTATGAATGGTGTCCTCGCGGTCTCGCACTCGCCTATCGATGTTAACCCGGAGGAGTTTGACAGCTACCTGAACTCGCTTGATAACCTCATGCAACAGCCTCCAGAAGAGGTTGGGGGAGATTCTTCTGTTCTTGTTAATGTAAGCTCTCCAATGAGAGAATATGAATGGGCTGAAGCTCGAATGAAGATTTCATCTCTTCTGGAGAAGGATTTCACTACTTTGTTCCTCTCCAAGGACGCAGCAGAGATAGCAGCATTGGCAACTAAACTGAGGAAAGATCCAAACCTTTCCGCTGAAGAGATTGTGAGATTGAAGCTGATGGAAGAGATTCCAACGTTTAGCGAAGTGTACCAGGAGAACAAAGGGGTGATTGAAGATGCTGATAGGTTCTTTTCTGCGCTGGAGCTTAACAAAGCCAAGGTAGCATCACTTAAGTACGAATACAGCGACCTGAAGGACAAACTAGGGAGTATCCAGGGGGAAGTCGACACAAACGCTGAGACAATCCGCCAAATCGATGACCAAATCGCTCAGCTTCAAGCTAGACGGTCTGAGCTGAAGCGGTACATCGGGAACAAGGAGAAAGAAAGGGTTGATTTAAGCTACGGTCAGAAAATGGTAGCGAACTCGATCCCAAAACTCGTACAGGAAGTTCAATCAGCGAACTCAAAGAAGCCTGAATGGGAATGTAGGAAGGATAATGCTCTTAAGCGTGAAGCAGAGATCCTCTCTAAGTTCATCCCTCTCAAAGGCTTCTTCCTCTAAATCCGTCCTCGTATTGTATCCTGTTATAAACCTTTAGCCAGTCTTATTGTGTCATAATGTAgccattttggtttatgttgcAAGAAGTCTCTTGAATGAAACTTGTTTTATGTTGTTGTACTATGGAAGAATATCCGTGTAGTTGGTAAAAATCAGACCTTTTCGTCTTCTTGATCTTACAGTTTGAGAGATCAAAAGATTCAATCTTATCCTTTATTTAGAACTGAACtgccaacaacaaaaaaaacagaaggcTACACAAATATTGTAGAAACGAGGAAGATTAGAGATTTGTCTTCTTCACTCATAAACATCCCAAGAGTATCATCATACATTACATAAAAGAGACATTACTTGATTCACTGAACAAGCACTAGCCTTCCACTATGTCCAAAGTCTCcgccaccaccatcatcatcatcatcatcttcttctgcgTTCTTAGGTACCGTAACAATCAAAGCACCATCAATACAAGCCACAGTAACAAGCTCAGGCCTAGTTGATTCCGGTAACCTAAAACGCCACACGTCAAGCTCTAACTCGTCTAAAGACAAACCCAAAGACGAAGACCCATTAGTCCTCACCACGATTTTGGTTATACCGGGATGAATCTCAACCATATAAGCCCTCATATCTCCATCGCCGTCACAGAGACCTACCGTCTCCGCCACGAATCTGAAACAGTCTTGTCTCTCTTCTACGGATACATCTGCCTCTGAACTTAACGGAAGCTCCAGAACACGGTTGAAGATATGCGGCAATCGCCGGAGATTCTTGCCGGGTTCTCGGGTCGGGTTATGACGGTGATGATGGATCAAAGTGTTGTTGATGTTTCTAGGGATAGGGTGGACTCTCATGGCTTCTGGGTTTGGTTTGTCGATCGATTGGATCAAACTCAGCAACAAGAGATATGAGAAAACTTGTCGAATCTTCTTTATGGGaatcaaaatcatatagaaagaacataaaaatgttggatttgttttttttttaatcgaaaGATCGAAACTTTGAGATTGGGATTATAAATGGGGtcaaagagattgagaaagtGAAAGAGGAAAGCTTTAAGATTTTGAAgaatggggaagaagaagagagagagagagagagagacaagaaaaAGATTGCGTCTTTCCTGTTTTATGAATGGGTGCGAAGGCGGCAGCAAcggaggaggatgatgatggatCGGAAAATTGTGATAAGGGCATTTCTTAATTTACCAAAATACCCCTCTTTTTAATTgtcattttttgttatcatATTATCttcagtttttattattatacaacaaaattgGATTTATGCGATTCAGTTAGAACTCATGAAATTTTGATTGAGGTTTAATTAAAAGGAACAATTAAGCTAATGAGATTCTTAAACAGATAAGTAGGTTTATGAAACAAATTGCCGTTCTTAAGGttagagatttttatttttattatactaaAGTTTAATTGTAggataaatttaaattcacttctcttaatttatactatattaCTATTACTCATCATGTAACCTATATActgtatgtttgtttttaagaatttgttttctaaaaaatttaaaattttgatatcataaaattttgtttggcaAGCGCCGGGTGATGGCTGGCTTAAGCTGAATACAGATGGAGCCTCACGCGGGCATCATGATTTAGCTGCGGCTGGAGGCGTGTTGCGAGACTCTTTTGGGTCGTTGGAATAGAGGGTTTGCGTTCAATGTTGGGGCCTGTTCAACACTGCTAGCGGAATTGAGGGGTGTTTACTATGGCTTACACATTGCTTGGAGTAAGAGAGTGTCGAGGCTGGATCTTGAAGTTGATTCGGAGTTGGTGGTGGGTTTTTTAAAGTCAGGGATCTGTGATACTCATCCCTTGTCTTTCCTGGTACGTTTGTGTCATGTCTATATTTTGCGGGTCTGGATAGTCCGTATTTCTCATATCTATAGGGAAGCTAATCGTCTTGCAGATGCATTAGCCAACTATGCTTTTACTTTGCCTTTAGGTTTTCATTTGTTAGAGATCGCTCCGTTTGTTGTGGAGTCGCTTCTTGAAGATGATGTTCGCGGGGTTTCGGCCACAAGAACTGTCCGtttgtaatttgtttatttcagtctgaataaataataaagaaaccTTGTCTCCTTatcttctaccaaaaaaaaaaaattagaagtcAAAAGAACGCTTTAATGCAATGAGATTATATCTAAATATGATACATTGGTAATTTGGTATGTGAAAATAACATATAGGATTCATCCTTattgttacaaaaaaagtttcatagaaacaaaattaaagagaaattaAGAGTTGACGACCAACATATGTGACCAAGTAGGCAAAATATTGTTTTGCTCAATTGGTAGGAttcttgatgtttttctttgaaCGGTAAACCTCTTTAATCtgcaaattaataaataaatcgCAGTATTTGGACGTCGAACCCTAAATCTCTTGGTGTATAAAACATTCATCAACTTTTGATCAATCATTGGGTAAAAGAAATTCTACggatatattataatttagatAATCTATTACTTATAGTTATTGTTGTTAAAGAAAAGTCAGATTTTATAAACTATTACAACAAATAATCTGTAAATTTGCCTTTTGGAATGCAGTAGTGTGTTACCAAGTAGACGATGGTTTAGTGGTTTTAGAAATAACTCAAAATCACTAGTCTAACCtgtttttaagatttatttaCGTTTTAAACATGATACTATAGTCTTGAATAttagggaacaaaaaaaaaattggatcatTAAAAACATGTTGGACTATcgcatattttgattttatatttagatatgTCGGAAAAATGAGTTATGTCGTAAAAGTTATACAACTTCAGTTAACGAACAAACAAGTATTTAAGGCTGCTATGATTAAAAAACAGTGTGATTATGACtgtaataaagtttttgattgATTACCTCGTATATGTTAGAAGAAAAAGTGATTCGTAGGACATGtgtatatttaacaaaaaataacctTTTCCTTGTTAAACTTTATGATTACAAAAGTTGTCTGTTCCTTGAGTCATTCTTGTAACATGTTTCAAATATGCAGGAGTTTTCTAAAGGTTTTAATTAGTTTACTAACTGAATATAAAACTACTATTATTCGTAATAATACCCTCTATTgatgaatttttgatttttcgttCCCATTAATTAATAGATTACTCCTATATAAAGAAGAGTACTTAGCACATGAATGTATTTCATCATATTTGAAATAGGAGTCGTGNNNNNNNNNNNNNNNNNNNNNNNNNNNNNNNNNNNNNNNNNNNNNNNNNNNNNNNNNNNNNNNNNNNNNNNNNNNNNNNNNNNNNNNNNNNNNNNNNNNNNNNNNNNNNNNNNNNNNNNNNNNNNNNNNNNNNNNNNNNNNNNNNNNNNNNNNNNNNNNNNNNNNNNNNNNNNNNNNNNNNNNNNNNNNNNNNNNNNNNNNNNNNNNNNNNNNNNNNNNNNNNNNNNNNNNNNNNNNNNNNNNNNNNNNNNNNNNNNNNNNNNNNNNNNNNNNNNNNNNNNNNNNNNNNNNNNNNNNNNNNNNNNNNNNNNNNNNNNNNNNNNNNNNNNNNNNNNNNNNNNNNNNNNNNNNNNNNNNNNNNNNNNNNNNNNNNNNNNNNNNNNNNNNNNNNNNNNNNNNNNNNNNNNNNNNNNNNNNNNNNNNNNNNNNNNNNNNNNNNNNNNNNNNNNNNNNNNNNNNNNNNNNNNNNNNNNNNNNNNNNNNNNNNNNNNNNNNNNNNNNNNNNNNNNNNNNNNNNNNNNNNNNNNNNNNNNNNNNNNNNNNNNNNNNNNNNNNNNNNNNNNNNNNNNNNNNNNNNNNNNNNNNNNNNNNNNNNNNNNNNNNNNNNNNNNNNNNNNNNNNNNNNNNNNNNNNNNNNNNNNNNNNNNNNNNNNNNNNNNNNNNNNNNNNNNNNNNNNNNNtgtttttaagatttatttaCGTTTTAAACATGATACTATAGTCTTGAATAttagggaacaaaaaaaaaattggatcatTAAAAACATGTTGGACTATcgcatattttgattttatatttagatatgTCGGAAAAATGAGTTATGTCGTAAAAGTTATACAACTTCAGTTAACGAACAAACAAGTATTTAAGGCTGCTATGATTAAAAAACAGTGTGATTATGACtgtaataaagtttttgattgATTACCTCGTATATGTTAGAAGAAAAAGTGATTCGTAGGACATGtgtatatttaacaaaaaataacctTTTCCTTGTTAAACTTTATGATTACAAAAGTTGTCTGTTCCTTGAGTCATTCTTGTAACATGTTTCAAATATGCAGGAGTTTTCTAAAGGTTTTAATTAGTTTACTAACTGAATATAAAACTACTATTATTCGTAATAATACCCTCTATTgatgaatttttgatttttcgttCCCATTAATTAATAGATTACTCCTATATAAAGAAGAGTACTTAGCACATGAATGTATTTCATCATATTTGAAATAGGAGTCGTGCAAATTTTCTTATTCAAAGAGAAAAACGCAATGTTAGtatgttataaaatatggtGGATATAACGTAATAGCAGACGTACGGAAGATGGAGACATAAAAATGTTTGGTAGTGATAACAAAAAGATACGCAACAAAACTTCTTTggtttttaccaaaaaaaaa is drawn from Camelina sativa cultivar DH55 chromosome 1, Cs, whole genome shotgun sequence and contains these coding sequences:
- the LOC104787522 gene encoding pre-rRNA-processing protein TSR2 homolog isoform X2; translation: MGAGGRTFDTAHVLSATWHEKHVRPIADDDSFLRRGIGELLSRWGGLQMAVKNQWGGHDSLKKSQELAHHLYLLFSQSNVVTVEEIENLLHESLLLSFNTEIEDGSIEEVAEQLMILHEEHLIGIH
- the LOC104787522 gene encoding pre-rRNA-processing protein TSR2 homolog isoform X1 codes for the protein MGAGGRTFDTAHVLSATWHEKHVRPIADDDSFLRRGIGELLSRWGGLQMAVKNQWGGHDSLKKSQELAHHLYLLFSQSNAVVTVEEIENLLHESLLLSFNTEIEDGSIEEVAEQLMILHEEHLIGIH
- the LOC104787522 gene encoding uncharacterized protein LOC104787522 isoform X3, which encodes MGAGGRTFDTAHVLSATWHEKHVRPIADDDSFLRRGIGELLSRWGGLQMAVKNQWGGHDSLKKSQELAHHLYLLFSQSNAVVTVEEIENLLHESLLLSFNTEIEDGSIEENN
- the LOC104787546 gene encoding uncharacterized protein LOC104787546, producing the protein MSAPFYSPIDMQEIVQNPPGFDTQPVPISTYHDNQPVPLSTYRENDSDHLDPTQQEKDDFWENGFNREEAIEDPEPSQAKENGKRSVDNSSFTHGETDLNQLPAIPPVSTGQGLPYAPVDWPCPGDVWTWRVGRRVTATGYHQDRFLILPQKLQQKNVPKSFASKTTLARYVQSNFPDMDADAFFASFSWKIPALFQPANKVDAASLFEETPKEVQTEVGQNDENAQDVKKEGNSRYSQRKRKPMATQTYEPVEEKPKPTPRAGSNKKKKGATTPATGPQSSTKPKSSRQSARRATNQQRGGAVDLNFQNEEGEPATAPKTSNKRKKRGANYEEEDVSIPHIYVSPMNGVLAVSHSPIDVNPEEFDSYLNSLDNLMQQPPEEVGGDSSVLVNVSSPMREYEWAEARMKISSLLEKDFTTLFLSKDAAEIAALATKLRKDPNLSAEEIVRLKLMEEIPTFSEVYQENKGVIEDADRFFSALELNKAKVASLKYEYSDLKDKLGSIQGEVDTNAETIRQIDDQIAQLQARRSELKRYIGNKEKERVDLSYGQKMVANSIPKLVQEVQSANSKKPEWECRKDNALKREAEILSKFIPLKGFFL
- the LOC104787563 gene encoding uncharacterized protein LOC104787563; amino-acid sequence: MILIPIKKIRQVFSYLLLLSLIQSIDKPNPEAMRVHPIPRNINNTLIHHHRHNPTREPGKNLRRLPHIFNRVLELPLSSEADVSVEERQDCFRFVAETVGLCDGDGDMRAYMVEIHPGITKIVVRTNGSSSLGLSLDELELDVWRFRLPESTRPELVTVACIDGALIVTVPKNAEEDDDDDDGGGGDFGHSGRLVLVQ